The following coding sequences lie in one Candidatus Melainabacteria bacterium RIFOXYA2_FULL_32_9 genomic window:
- a CDS encoding type I methionyl aminopeptidase — MNSAGSIVAEVLQQLRSTVKPGITTAELDTIAENIIRKNNAIPAFKGYHGFPGTICASINEQVVHGIPSDSIILKEGDIISLDVGATYKGMVGDSAITVGVGSISKELEQLIEVTKQALYDAIEKMQPGNHLQDISGAIEDRANQYGYGIVKQYGGHGIGRNMHEEPFVFNYRTGDLGPILKPGMVMALEPMFNLGTGDV, encoded by the coding sequence ATGAATTCTGCTGGAAGCATTGTTGCAGAGGTTCTACAACAATTAAGATCAACCGTAAAACCGGGTATTACAACAGCAGAATTAGATACAATTGCAGAAAATATTATTAGAAAAAATAATGCCATACCAGCCTTCAAGGGTTACCACGGTTTTCCTGGAACTATTTGCGCTTCAATTAACGAGCAAGTAGTTCATGGTATTCCAAGCGATAGTATCATTCTCAAAGAAGGTGATATTATTAGTCTTGACGTTGGAGCCACATACAAAGGCATGGTTGGAGATTCAGCTATAACAGTAGGGGTTGGCTCAATAAGTAAGGAATTGGAACAACTTATAGAGGTAACAAAGCAAGCCCTATATGATGCTATTGAAAAAATGCAACCAGGTAACCATCTACAAGATATATCAGGTGCTATAGAAGATAGAGCAAACCAATATGGATACGGAATTGTAAAACAATACGGCGGCCACGGTATTGGCAGAAACATGCATGAAGAGCCTTTTGTTTTTAATTACAGGACAGGTGATCTTGGGCCAATATTAAAGCCAGGAATGGTAATGGCACTTGAACCAATGTTTAATTTAGGAACTGGTGATGT